The Spartinivicinus poritis genome has a window encoding:
- the dusB gene encoding tRNA dihydrouridine synthase DusB produces the protein MFQIGPYAIEPPVVLAPMAGVTDRPFRQLCKRMGAGLVVSEMVTSDTRLWHSRKSQLRLDHTGETEPRSVQIAGGDPKMMAEAAAMNADRGAQIIDINMGCPAKKVCNKAAGSALLKDEQLVEAILKAVVQAVSLPVTLKIRTGWDQANRNGITIAKIAEDCGIAALAVHGRTRACGYKGEAEYDTIAAIKQSINIPVIANGDIRSPEQAKAVLDYTGADAVMIGRAAQGRPWLFQEINHFLQTGSHLPPPSLSEIKAILLTHLDHLYQFYGDYMGIRIARKHVGWYLAAQPGGSCFRKQFNQLETISAQRACVQEYFERLINGEDIAA, from the coding sequence GTGTTTCAAATTGGCCCCTATGCAATTGAACCACCTGTTGTACTTGCACCTATGGCTGGTGTAACTGACAGGCCCTTTCGGCAGCTATGCAAGCGCATGGGAGCAGGCCTGGTCGTATCTGAAATGGTAACGTCAGATACCCGCTTATGGCACAGTAGAAAATCTCAGCTTCGCCTGGATCATACAGGAGAAACTGAGCCTCGCTCCGTGCAAATTGCTGGTGGTGACCCAAAAATGATGGCTGAAGCCGCAGCCATGAACGCCGACCGAGGCGCTCAAATCATTGATATTAATATGGGCTGTCCTGCGAAAAAAGTATGTAATAAAGCAGCAGGCTCAGCGTTACTGAAAGACGAACAATTAGTAGAAGCTATTTTAAAAGCGGTTGTTCAGGCTGTGTCCCTACCGGTCACCCTGAAAATACGCACCGGTTGGGATCAAGCAAACCGTAATGGTATAACCATTGCCAAAATTGCTGAGGACTGCGGTATCGCTGCACTCGCTGTACATGGCCGAACTCGTGCTTGTGGTTATAAAGGCGAAGCAGAATACGACACCATCGCAGCAATCAAACAATCGATCAATATCCCGGTTATTGCCAATGGGGATATTCGATCACCTGAACAAGCCAAAGCGGTTTTAGATTACACCGGTGCTGACGCGGTAATGATCGGCCGGGCTGCTCAAGGGCGACCCTGGCTATTTCAAGAAATTAACCATTTCCTGCAAACAGGCTCACATTTACCGCCTCCCAGCCTCAGTGAAATCAAAGCAATACTGCTCACACATTTGGATCACCTGTATCAGTTTTATGGCGACTATATGGGGATACGTATTGCTCGAAAACACGTCGGCTGGTATTTGGCAGCGCAACCTGGTGGTAGCTGTTTTCGCAAGCAGTTTAACCAGCTTGAAACAATTAGTGCTCAGCGCGCCTGCGTTCAGGAGTATTTTGAACGTTTAATTAACGGAGAGGACATTGCGGCATGA
- a CDS encoding DUF3426 domain-containing protein encodes MAETWVTRCPQCGTSFRLTKSQLNAANGSVRCGSCLHVFLATNYLVPEKQYSQQSSAVNSPESISSSKHQSSSPPQVDYDEQGNDNGLLIHDDMDEDDDTDLSDEVLAIDKKPEPSASPASKPATDHEHNNNTDESWALALLEELEQEEQREADVINQHSTQKKAQEHKYTPAPQPAATRAPQSTPAPAVKISKPAIETAEPKVEPNVAKKQGVEKPAVSSKPSVAEPPTRSLAEATAVKRQPPLEASTNDHDDLLGDLKADPIELVYPSKFAWLRKIGWLSVNLIAIAAIVTQLAWYNFDEYATKLSWRPYYATACKLIGCELPPLVDVGKVVSRKLIVRSHPKFQNALVIDTVIINKARFQQPFPLIEFSFSDLSGQLVATRQFAPDEYLSGEAAGLTMMPSNVPVRLSLDVVDPGPTAVNYNISFSPTPN; translated from the coding sequence ATGGCAGAAACCTGGGTAACCCGCTGTCCTCAATGTGGCACCTCCTTTAGGTTAACCAAAAGCCAACTTAATGCCGCCAACGGCTCTGTACGTTGTGGTTCCTGCTTGCATGTCTTTCTTGCAACCAACTACTTAGTACCTGAAAAACAGTACTCCCAACAGTCTTCTGCTGTTAATTCACCAGAGAGCATTTCATCATCAAAACACCAGTCTTCTTCACCACCACAAGTGGATTATGATGAGCAGGGAAACGACAATGGCCTGCTGATTCATGATGATATGGATGAAGATGATGATACTGATCTTAGTGATGAAGTGTTGGCCATTGACAAGAAACCTGAGCCTAGCGCTTCACCAGCAAGCAAACCCGCTACTGACCATGAGCATAATAACAATACTGATGAGTCTTGGGCTCTAGCACTCTTAGAAGAACTAGAGCAAGAGGAACAGCGAGAAGCAGACGTTATTAACCAGCATTCCACCCAAAAAAAAGCGCAAGAGCACAAATATACTCCAGCGCCTCAACCAGCTGCGACCAGGGCACCTCAATCAACCCCAGCACCAGCAGTCAAGATCAGCAAACCTGCTATTGAAACAGCTGAACCGAAAGTTGAGCCTAACGTTGCTAAAAAGCAGGGTGTAGAGAAACCTGCAGTTTCATCTAAACCCTCAGTTGCTGAACCACCTACCAGATCATTGGCAGAAGCAACTGCTGTGAAAAGGCAGCCACCACTTGAAGCTTCTACAAACGACCATGATGACCTTTTGGGTGACCTTAAAGCAGACCCTATTGAGTTGGTTTACCCCAGCAAGTTTGCATGGCTGAGAAAAATCGGATGGTTATCAGTTAACCTGATAGCGATTGCTGCTATTGTCACCCAGCTGGCCTGGTATAACTTTGACGAATATGCCACTAAGCTCAGTTGGCGCCCGTATTATGCAACCGCTTGCAAACTGATTGGCTGTGAGCTCCCACCACTGGTTGATGTTGGTAAAGTAGTCAGCCGCAAGTTGATTGTAAGAAGCCACCCTAAATTCCAAAACGCTTTAGTTATTGATACCGTCATCATTAATAAGGCTAGATTCCAACAACCTTTCCCACTTATTGAGTTCAGCTTTTCAGACTTAAGTGGCCAGCTGGTTGCCACCAGACAATTTGCACCTGATGAGTATTTATCAGGAGAAGCAGCAGGCTTGACGATGATGCCTTCAAATGTACCAGTCAGACTATCTCTTGATGTAGTAGACCCAGGCCCTACTGCGGTTAACTACAATATTAGCTTTTCTCCAACCCCTAACTAA
- the prmA gene encoding 50S ribosomal protein L11 methyltransferase produces the protein MPWIQVKLDTTRDQSETLEDLLLAIGANAVTLQDGQDQPVFEPALGTTPLWDNTQVIGLFEANTEIDLVLAYLANELSPQPLPNYKVEIVEDKDWEREWMDNYHPIQFGKRLWVCPSWREIPDPNAANLILDPGLAFGTGTHPTTALCLEWLGNNEVTNQQVIDYGCGSGILGIAALILGAANVVAIDNDPQALEATIANGQRNNIAANRLYTFLPEQAPDQPVDIMLANILAGPLISLAERLASLTKTGGKILLSGILKEQAEAVAECYSQWFTMEPPTIREDWVSICGVKN, from the coding sequence ATGCCCTGGATTCAAGTCAAACTGGATACAACCCGCGACCAAAGCGAAACACTGGAAGATTTACTTCTGGCAATTGGTGCAAACGCCGTCACCTTACAAGACGGCCAAGATCAACCAGTATTTGAGCCAGCCTTAGGTACAACACCACTTTGGGATAATACCCAGGTCATTGGCTTGTTTGAGGCAAACACAGAAATAGACTTGGTATTGGCATATTTAGCTAATGAACTTAGCCCACAACCATTACCCAACTACAAAGTAGAAATAGTTGAAGATAAGGATTGGGAACGGGAGTGGATGGATAACTACCATCCTATTCAATTTGGGAAAAGGCTCTGGGTTTGCCCAAGCTGGCGAGAAATTCCTGACCCTAATGCAGCTAACTTAATTTTAGACCCAGGCCTGGCCTTTGGCACTGGCACTCACCCTACCACAGCGCTGTGCTTAGAATGGCTAGGTAACAATGAAGTCACTAATCAACAAGTGATTGACTATGGCTGTGGCTCAGGGATCTTAGGTATTGCTGCATTAATTCTGGGTGCAGCCAATGTGGTTGCTATTGATAATGACCCTCAAGCATTAGAAGCAACGATTGCTAATGGCCAGCGTAATAATATAGCAGCTAACCGTTTATACACCTTTTTACCTGAACAGGCACCTGATCAGCCTGTAGACATTATGCTAGCGAATATCCTAGCAGGACCTTTAATCAGCCTTGCAGAACGGTTAGCTTCTTTAACCAAAACTGGTGGTAAAATCCTGCTTTCAGGCATCCTCAAAGAGCAAGCTGAAGCCGTAGCAGAATGTTATAGCCAGTGGTTTACAATGGAGCCACCAACAATCAGGGAAGACTGGGTCAGCATTTGCGGAGTGAAAAACTAA
- the purD gene encoding phosphoribosylamine--glycine ligase, with product MKVLIIGSGGREHALAWKAAQDEQVTEVFVAPGNAGTALEPKLTNVAIDVLAIDELIAFAQTNDIGLTIVGPEAPLVAGVVDAFEAAGLACFGPSKGAAQLEGSKAFTKDFLARHKIPTAEYQNFTEIEPAKAYIHEKGTPIVIKADGLAAGKGVIIAQTEAEAFAAIDDMLAGNAFGEAGHRVVVEEFLQGEEASFIVMVDGEQVLPLATSQDHKARDDGDKGPNTGGMGAYSPAPVVTPEIHQRAMEEVIMPTVRGMAAEGNRYRGFLYAGLMIAEDGTPKVLEYNCRFGDPETQPIMMRLKSSLIELCLAAIGGKLDQAKCEWENQVALGVVMAAGGYPESYAKGDTINGLSNVTDAKVFHAGTKQQNNQVVTNGGRVLCVTALGKTVQQAQQAAYQATQQISWNNVYYRKDIGHRAIAREQAKS from the coding sequence ATGAAAGTATTAATTATTGGTAGTGGTGGGCGTGAACATGCCCTGGCCTGGAAAGCAGCTCAAGATGAGCAAGTCACTGAAGTGTTTGTTGCCCCCGGTAATGCAGGTACCGCACTGGAGCCAAAGCTTACCAATGTAGCAATTGATGTATTAGCAATTGATGAGCTAATAGCCTTTGCTCAGACTAATGATATTGGCCTAACCATTGTTGGCCCTGAAGCACCGCTAGTAGCGGGTGTTGTTGATGCTTTTGAAGCAGCCGGTTTAGCTTGTTTTGGTCCCTCTAAAGGAGCAGCTCAACTAGAAGGCTCAAAAGCCTTTACCAAAGACTTCTTAGCTAGACACAAGATTCCTACTGCAGAATACCAAAACTTCACGGAAATTGAGCCAGCTAAAGCCTATATCCATGAAAAAGGTACGCCCATCGTAATTAAGGCCGACGGTTTAGCTGCTGGTAAGGGCGTTATCATTGCCCAAACTGAAGCTGAAGCATTTGCTGCTATTGATGACATGTTGGCTGGTAATGCCTTTGGTGAGGCCGGCCACCGCGTGGTGGTAGAAGAGTTTCTGCAAGGGGAAGAAGCCAGTTTTATCGTGATGGTTGATGGTGAGCAGGTTTTACCACTGGCAACATCACAAGACCATAAAGCCCGTGATGATGGTGATAAAGGTCCAAACACAGGTGGAATGGGTGCTTATTCTCCAGCACCAGTCGTTACGCCAGAAATTCACCAGCGCGCCATGGAAGAAGTGATTATGCCAACCGTTCGTGGCATGGCTGCTGAAGGTAATCGCTACCGAGGTTTTCTTTATGCTGGCTTAATGATAGCTGAAGACGGCACACCTAAAGTACTGGAGTACAACTGCCGGTTTGGCGACCCAGAAACACAGCCAATTATGATGCGCCTAAAATCCAGCCTGATTGAGCTTTGCCTGGCGGCTATTGGAGGCAAGTTGGATCAAGCTAAATGTGAGTGGGAAAATCAAGTAGCGCTCGGAGTGGTTATGGCAGCAGGAGGCTATCCAGAAAGCTATGCCAAGGGTGACACAATCAATGGCTTGAGCAATGTTACCGATGCCAAGGTTTTTCATGCAGGAACCAAGCAACAAAACAACCAGGTTGTCACTAATGGCGGCCGGGTACTCTGTGTTACTGCGTTAGGTAAGACTGTCCAACAGGCGCAGCAAGCGGCTTATCAGGCAACCCAGCAAATTTCCTGGAATAATGTCTACTACCGAAAAGATATTGGTCACAGGGCTATTGCAAGAGAGCAAGCTAAGTCATAA
- the purH gene encoding bifunctional phosphoribosylaminoimidazolecarboxamide formyltransferase/IMP cyclohydrolase, with amino-acid sequence MQTPTIRRALISVSDKTGIVEFASALHQQGIEILSTGGTFKLLQEQSIPAIEVSDYTGFPEMMDGRVKTLHPKVHGAILGRRGQDDQIMAEHGIQAIDLVVVNLYPFSQTVAKPDCLLADAIENIDIGGPTMVRAAAKNHNDVAIVVNSTDYSDVLKELTENNNGLSDRTRFDLAVKAFEHTAGYDAAIANYLGKQVLLSGDQTTDFPRTLNLQFNKVEDMRYGENPHQQAAFYVEANPVEASVATAKQLQGKALSFNNVADTDAALECVKSFAEPACVIVKHANPCGVSVSSDILQAYNLAYQTDPTSAFGGIIAFNRPLDSLTAQAIIERQFVEVIIAPEIDEPALNILSQKQNVRVLQCGELPQIPSPQLDYKRVNGGILVQDSDIHQISIEDLKVVTDRQPTQEELIDLQFAWNVAKFVKSNAIVYAKNGQTIGVGAGQMSRVYSAKIAGIKAKDENLTVAGSVMASDAFFPFRDGIDAAAAAGITAVIQPGGSMRDEEVIQAANEAGMAMVFTGVRHFRH; translated from the coding sequence ATGCAAACTCCAACCATTCGACGCGCGTTGATCAGTGTTTCTGATAAAACTGGCATTGTAGAATTCGCCTCAGCACTTCACCAACAAGGTATTGAAATTCTCTCCACTGGCGGCACATTTAAACTACTTCAAGAACAGTCCATTCCAGCTATTGAGGTTTCTGACTACACAGGCTTTCCAGAAATGATGGATGGGCGAGTAAAAACCCTTCACCCAAAAGTACATGGTGCTATTTTGGGGCGCCGAGGCCAGGATGACCAAATCATGGCTGAACATGGCATCCAAGCCATCGATTTAGTTGTTGTCAATCTCTACCCCTTTTCCCAAACCGTTGCAAAGCCAGACTGTTTACTAGCCGATGCCATTGAAAATATTGATATTGGTGGCCCGACTATGGTACGTGCAGCAGCGAAAAACCATAACGATGTCGCCATCGTTGTTAATAGCACGGACTACTCAGACGTATTAAAAGAGCTGACAGAAAATAACAATGGTTTGAGTGACCGTACTCGTTTCGATTTAGCAGTAAAAGCCTTTGAGCATACAGCTGGCTATGATGCAGCCATTGCTAATTACTTAGGCAAACAAGTATTGCTATCAGGCGATCAAACTACTGATTTTCCTCGCACACTAAACTTGCAGTTCAATAAAGTGGAAGATATGCGCTATGGTGAAAATCCTCACCAGCAGGCCGCTTTTTATGTGGAAGCAAACCCAGTAGAAGCCAGTGTCGCCACTGCCAAACAGTTACAAGGTAAAGCACTCTCTTTCAATAATGTAGCTGATACAGATGCTGCTTTAGAGTGCGTCAAATCCTTTGCTGAACCCGCCTGTGTCATTGTTAAACATGCCAATCCCTGTGGAGTCTCCGTGAGCAGCGATATTTTGCAGGCCTATAACCTAGCCTACCAAACTGATCCTACCTCAGCTTTTGGTGGCATTATCGCCTTTAACCGGCCACTGGACTCGCTCACCGCTCAAGCCATTATCGAGCGCCAGTTTGTTGAAGTAATTATTGCCCCTGAAATTGATGAACCCGCTTTAAACATTCTTAGCCAAAAGCAGAATGTGCGAGTGCTTCAGTGCGGTGAGCTACCACAGATACCTAGCCCCCAGCTCGATTACAAAAGGGTAAATGGCGGGATATTGGTTCAAGATAGCGATATCCATCAAATCAGCATAGAAGATTTAAAAGTCGTTACTGATCGTCAGCCTACTCAAGAAGAGCTGATAGACCTACAGTTTGCCTGGAATGTAGCAAAGTTTGTGAAGTCCAATGCTATCGTCTATGCCAAGAACGGCCAAACCATTGGGGTGGGTGCAGGACAAATGAGTCGGGTATACAGTGCCAAAATTGCTGGTATTAAGGCCAAAGATGAAAATTTAACTGTTGCTGGCTCAGTCATGGCATCCGATGCATTCTTCCCTTTCAGAGATGGAATTGATGCAGCCGCAGCTGCAGGCATTACCGCAGTCATTCAGCCTGGAGGCTCCATGCGTGATGAAGAGGTTATCCAAGCTGCCAATGAAGCTGGGATGGCTATGGTGTTTACTGGGGTTCGTCACTTCCGTCACTAA
- the fis gene encoding DNA-binding transcriptional regulator Fis, with product MTASETTSQEQAHSATENLELRQHLTSPEQESQTLRDSVEKALSNYFSHLEGQSVTDVYQMVLSEVEAPLLEVVMSYVKGNQTKASQILGLNRGTLRKKLKQYGLL from the coding sequence ATGACTGCATCTGAAACTACTTCTCAAGAACAAGCTCACTCTGCAACTGAAAACCTTGAGCTTCGTCAACACTTGACTAGCCCAGAGCAAGAGTCACAAACATTACGTGACAGTGTAGAAAAAGCTCTTAGTAATTACTTTTCTCACCTTGAGGGTCAGTCTGTAACTGATGTTTACCAAATGGTGCTTTCTGAAGTTGAGGCTCCTCTACTAGAAGTAGTCATGAGCTATGTCAAAGGTAACCAAACCAAAGCTTCACAAATTCTTGGCTTAAACCGAGGTACACTTCGGAAAAAGCTAAAGCAGTATGGCCTGCTATAA